From the genome of Cytophagia bacterium CHB2, one region includes:
- a CDS encoding DUF2294 family protein — translation MSNSKTNLEQKISALVADFLEQQLGEHAGSVETFLSGNLATVYARDCFSPGEQALASNETDWRLFHQFKSQQFDSVKFLLKERLEEITGCEVCDIVSAIGPNGMRFEVFTLKKNIDN, via the coding sequence ATGAGCAACTCCAAAACAAATCTGGAACAGAAGATCAGCGCATTGGTCGCCGATTTTCTCGAGCAACAACTGGGCGAGCATGCAGGCTCGGTTGAAACATTTTTATCCGGCAATCTGGCAACGGTGTATGCGCGCGACTGTTTTTCGCCCGGGGAACAGGCGCTGGCGAGCAACGAGACCGACTGGCGTCTGTTTCATCAATTCAAAAGCCAGCAATTTGACAGCGTCAAATTTTTGCTGAAGGAACGTTTGGAAGAAATCACGGGCTGCGAAGTGTGTGATATTGTTTCGGCCATTGGGCCGAATGGCATGCGCTTCGAAGTCTTCACGCTTAAAAAAAACATTGATAATTGA
- the htpX gene encoding zinc metalloprotease HtpX: MNRMKTFMLMAGLTALFVVIGKALGGQTGMFIAFGLALVMNFFSYWFSDKIVLKMYGAQEVREVDHPALYSIVRSLATRASLPMPKVYVIPGEQPNAFATGRNPEHSAVAVTEGIMRILDRDELAGVIGHELAHIKHRDILIGTIAATIAGAISMIANMAQWAMIFGAGRSDDEEGQNPIAMLVSIIVAPIAAMLIQMAISRSREYMADEEGARLAGNPRYLSNALRKLHMASQQIPLKATPATAHMFIVSPFSGGGALLSLFSTHPPMEKRIARLESLRLY; encoded by the coding sequence ATGAATAGAATGAAGACCTTCATGCTCATGGCCGGTTTGACCGCGTTGTTCGTCGTCATCGGCAAGGCACTCGGCGGACAAACGGGCATGTTCATCGCGTTTGGCCTGGCGCTGGTCATGAACTTTTTCAGTTATTGGTTCAGCGACAAGATCGTTCTGAAAATGTACGGCGCGCAGGAAGTGCGCGAGGTTGATCATCCGGCCCTGTACAGCATTGTGCGGTCGCTGGCGACGCGCGCCAGCCTGCCGATGCCGAAAGTCTACGTCATTCCCGGCGAGCAGCCCAACGCGTTTGCCACCGGCCGCAATCCCGAGCATTCCGCGGTCGCTGTGACTGAGGGCATCATGCGCATTCTCGATCGCGATGAACTGGCGGGCGTGATCGGGCATGAGCTGGCACACATCAAGCACCGTGACATTCTGATCGGCACGATCGCCGCGACCATCGCCGGCGCCATCAGCATGATTGCGAACATGGCGCAGTGGGCCATGATCTTCGGCGCCGGCCGCAGCGACGACGAGGAAGGACAAAATCCCATTGCCATGCTGGTTTCCATCATTGTTGCGCCGATTGCCGCGATGTTGATTCAAATGGCGATCAGCCGCAGCCGGGAATATATGGCCGATGAAGAAGGCGCGCGCCTCGCCGGCAATCCGCGTTACCTTTCCAATGCGTTGCGCAAGCTGCACATGGCCTCGCAGCAGATTCCGCTGAAGGCGACGCCGGCTACGGCGCATATGTTTATCGTAAGCCCCTTCAGCGGCGGCGGCGCGTTGCTCAGTTTGTTCAGCACGCACCCGCCGATGGAGAAACGCATTGCGCGATTGGAGAGCTTGCGCCTGTACTGA